The Vigna radiata var. radiata cultivar VC1973A chromosome 6, Vradiata_ver6, whole genome shotgun sequence DNA segment CCCAATTTNaaatatataaagaaaagggGAATTTTGGTAAGAGAAATTCTAGGTCACAGAATGTCGTGGATCAAGCGCCTTGTTTAATTAGCTTCTTTAATGAATTCGTAGTTTTCAATAATTGACTTATAAATTAAAGAGTATTCTATAGtgttaaaaatgtgttgttaaAGAGTATTCTATAGTGTTGTATGGTACTGTGgccttaattttgtttatatagcTCACTGCTTCTTCTTATCCTTGAATGCCATACATTGATATGTAGATGTTGCTATGTAATGCATTGCATACACTAAAGGCATCATATCAATATAACAATGTCTCTGGGGATTGTTTATTCGTGACACTGTTAGGTACTACTACGTgacattctaaaatatttttggaaggCAAGGCTTACTGCagttaacaaatatatatatatatatatatatatatatatatatatatatatatatatatatatatatatatatatatatatatatatNNNNNNNNNNNNNNNNNNNNNNNNNNNNNNNNNNNNNNNNNNNNNNNNNNNNNNNNNNNNNNNNNNNNNNNNNNNNNNNNNNNNNNNNNNNNNNatatatatatatatatataatgaaatatagtCTACTTTTAGAGGTCGGGTGAAGCATGATGAAACGACAATAGACATTGTAATTTGTTATAATGCTCTTTTATGGGTTAGTGATTGCATAAGTAAATTAACTGCAGACCAATTTGTGCGTGTTAATTGGAATTGCAGACAAGAGCAATTTGAGAAATCTGCAGCAGGACGAGCTGCACGTGCACAGCAACAGGCAATGGCAAAGCAATCTGCAAACTCCAACAAAGGCGAACCAGTTCTAAAGGTTTGGAGATTCAAGACACCACTTATCTTCTTGAGAACTATTAATAGAGAGTTTGATACTGCCATTTATCTGCTTAAGTGTTACATATGAATCTGGAGACATGTTCATGCTCTTATTATGAGTTTtttgaattagttttttatttccttaaaaatGCCATTGCCCTGTAATATACTGCTTTCTTGCCTGTTCTTTTTGACTAACAACCTTCACATAAGTTTGTACCatactcattttattatatCTCAAATGTTTTGGTTCTTCCATTTGTAAATGCAGTGGCAGATGGGTTGAGATTAGGCACTCTGTGGAATCAACTTTTATTAGGTGTAAGGTGAATGATCCATCTGATGAATTCTTCTTTGTCCATTTATTTGGTTATGAAAGTAGTTTAGTTTTAAGTTCTGTAAAAATATAGcagattttatttgaagataattAGCATTAACATAACATATTAACATCTATATAAAAATGCATAGAAACGTAAACAATAAAACTGAGTTTAGGCATATTTTGGACTAAATCAATTTGTGAAAATGGTAGGTTATAGCCTATTGTGAACCGACGAAACTGTTTTCAGTCTCATTTCTTGGTCGTAAACAATATTTGCATAAAACAGAAGTTTAAAGTCTATGTACTGCAGCTCACTGTCCAAAGTGTGTATCAAGGTGGAAAAAAAGGATGGAGTCGGATATaaacttcaataaaatattaatggtaatttttttttttctggaacaTTCTGTTCAAGCATTGCATATGTAGTAATATTGTAGTATCTGTAAAGGGCTACTCAACTGCACCACTGACCACTTCATCAAAATATATAGTGACAGAAcatgtattatttttgtatggGGTAATTTGGAAAGTATTTTGAAggaccaaaaatttaaaatgcaaggGGGAGGGTAGCAAATAAATTGGTTTCTGATTTAGATCTTCTCAGTAATACATTCCAGTTTTACTGGAGTAAACATATTGTATAGAGATCTGCCACTGAACCACTTGTATTTTTTGCAACATATATTGTTAAAGTAGAGACCAATGTTAAAGTAGAGACCAATATCAAGTACCTTTTTACTTCTCAGAATGCAAATGTCTCTTCATGGATGCCATAATTGTCTCATTAGTTTTCGTTTCTTGTGTTACAGTATTGATGACAGATCCAATCAAATTCTACCCGCTGCATGTTTCCCTTGTTTGGAAGATGTAAAGATATTTACAGCAATAATTATATCTTAAGTGTAATTTGTTGTTTTCCAGACCAAGAAAAATAGTGAATGTAAATTTGTAAAGAAATCGTGGTAGCTGGAAAAGTTCAGATGGCTGTTTGTTTTTCTTCCCTTTAATGAAATTCAGCAACTCCATTTGCGTTCTATAAACATTCAAGTCCTCAACTTGTTTCCTTAACCAGCTTTAAGTATCATATAACGAATTAGAGAAGTGCGGCCCTTCAAATAGTATCTCCATTATTCATTTTTCGCTAAGATCATCAGTAGAACAAATATATTTCATTCTACTCTACTATCCATCTTTGGTTACAAGTACTATTAACAAGCTAAGTGTATTATTTTATACGAGttaggagaaaaaaatgttgaatactTGTCAGTTAACTGAGTGTTTTTGAAAAGTAAGCAATTATTTCTgggattttattcttttaagtcAAGCACTAAATGTGTCTAACATAACAaagtaatatcatataaaatcaTAGCAGAGAAATGTTACTTATTGCAATAAATtcttaatcatataaattataaatagagagtatTAATTTTCTAAAGTGAGGAATGTATTATACAAATAAGAATAAAGAGTTATAACTATCAACTAAAACTTCAGAAGTCAGTCAGCAGCAAAACTATAAGTGTGAATTTCACACGCAGGGATTATCCTCGCCTTAAACAAGTATTGTTTATCACATGGGAACTAAACTTCTGTGCTTCAACTCATCTTGTCAAATGTGAAGGACATTGATTTGGAGCATAACgaaatagatatataaataagtagCTATGTATAGCTATaggttttttcaaaaatattaaccGAGGgtatatttttcttccattagTTGCTGCTCGTGACTCTTGTATATCGCTCTTGTTGAGCTcacttttttctcaaccacaaAAAGTTTTCAATTCTTCTTTCAAGGTGTTAGTCACTCAAATTCTTGCACTGGAGCTGAAAGCTTCAGCTCATATGCGGCTTGAAAGCAATCTGCTGCTTGTTGTAATGAACCTTCCATTTTTGAAACTAGTCCAAGGTTAAACCATGCCTCATGGTTTGTAGGATCTAATCTCAAAGCATTCATTAAAAAGCTTCTTGCGATTGGGAGTGATTGCATGCCAAGTTTAAGCATTAATTTTGCAGCTGAAATGATACTGGGAATGTAATCCGGTTCTATTGACAATGAGACTAAGAAGGAAGCTAAGGCCTCCTTATGCAATGTCCGAGATTCAAACAACAACCCTGTCATTGTCACATGCAAGTAGTTTCAGATTGGTAAATACAAAATGTAGAAATATACTGCAGTTCAACAATGAAACTTGTTCCATACCAGTAATATGCCAACTTCTTGGAGAAAAAAATTCTATCAACTGAGCCTTGTCAACACAAGCTTTTGCATCTAGAAAGGAGCAAAGATCTACATAAATGGTGGCCAAATCTTGCCAGACTTCCATTTCCAACTTCTGTTGTTTTAATGCCTGCAAACAGATGAAAAGTCAAGGAGAGATTATTCTCAAGGATTCAGGAGATTACTTAAATATCTACACTAACAATAATCAAAACTGTCCCTagtcataaataaaatttcactaTAAGCAATGGATGTAAATAGATACGGAACTATTGGTTAATgcttttaacttaattaagtagtctcaatataaaatcttatacTGAGCAACTTCCAACCAGACAAGAGCACTTCTTTAGTCAATTTTAGTACCAGCCAAACAATGGATGCAATAGTGTTTTTCCCTTAAACAATACTACACACCTCATGCCTGAATGCCTTAGCCTGAAGCCAATGCTCCTTTTGTGATTCAATTACTGCTAGCAAGATTCTGTAGGTCTCTACTGCTTTCTTGGGTTGCTGCTGTGTAATTTGAAGAATAGCTTTCAGTCTCAATAGTTCTAACTGGTCTATACTACCAGCCTCATCTAAAGCAAAATCAACTATAGTTTCTGCATCCTTAAACCTCTGTTCCGCTGATACTATGAGTGCTAACAACTGCCAACCTCTTTTTGAGCTGCCAGCCATCATGTCAGAGTATATCATTAAATTGTCATATGCtgtatttaaatttctttggATTGCATTTTCCAATCCAAGGCTGAGTATCACTTCTGGATCATTATTTCCATTTAGAGCGACAGCATCATTTAGAAAGTACAAAGACTCTCTTTGGAATATAATTCTTTCAGAATCTAGTACAGATACTCTAGCAGCAGCCCCTTGGCAAGTGCCCATAAATTTTAGGCCCTCACCCAGAAAATGCTCATTTTGATGCTTGGCTAGATCTATAACTTCCTGTGAAAACTTGATGCCTTCATGAGCATGGTTTGGACATAAAGAACACAGCTTTGCAGCAAacaaaaatgaaggaaaatagGGTCTATGCTTGGCTTCAGAACTACCACAAGCTTTTCTCAAAAGGTTCAAGGCCACTTCATTCTGTCCTGCTGCACTGTAACAAAGAGCAAGAAAGTGCCACCTCTCTGCCCGATCATAAACCCCCGGAAGGATCTTCTCTACGTTATCTGCCAATGATTCAAACATTCCAGTAACTGAAAGAGAAAATGTAAGATGATCCATTATTTCAGGGTCCCAGTCTATTTCTTGAAGTGCCATCTTTCCCGAGAGTATTAACAGCAAAAGTATGGCTTCTTCAGTACCACTCATAGGTGTTGTTAAACCATTCACTTGCAGCTGAGAGGGTATGTTTACTTCAGCACCACCATAGAGTAGTGTGGTAGCCAAATCTTTTTGTACCCTGGCCAATCTCCACGGCTCCAAGTTCCATGGCTTGATTAGAGCCCTCCGATAAGCAGTGACAGCTTCTTCTAGAAAACCAGATTTGATCCATAGATTTGGAAGCAACTCCAATGCTTTGTGGAACATTTCTTGCAGCTTACAATCTTCACCAATACCCTCAGGCATTCCTTTTGGAAGAGCAGATTCTACTGTATCCACAATAATTCTGCACTCTTTCGCAGCCTCTGGTAAATAAGAAAGCAGAAGTAATTAGTGTATTGGATTGATGATGCATTTATGATGCATGGATGATAATATGGGCAATTGTTCACGATTCTCTGACATATAAGAGCCAAACTTTGaatcaaacaaaagaaaagaatctgCAAGACATCTGAAAGAGATATGAAGGTGGTGATACCGGTGTATCTTCCAAGTTCTTCTAAGGATTTGGATTTAAGCAAAATTGCCTCTAGAAGCAAGCTTACTGAATGCATTGACATTACATTAGGAAGCACATTATCCACCTTTGACCGTGGTTTTCTTTGCTTGGTTCTTTCAGCTATTGCCCTGATCATCCTTGGGGCCAAAACCCTTATGTCTATACCTTCAAAAACTTGAAGGGCAGCATCAAAGTTCCCTCTTTGGTATTCAAGCCTCCCCAGCAAAGCCCGAGCTTCCTTAAATTCAccaaaaaaggagaaaattaaaatcaaacagTAGTCTTATCCTAgcagaaaatattttcacaatagGCTGGTTTGCAGAATAATTtcacagagaaaaaaaaaaaacactaattcATACCTCATAGTTTAATGAAAGTGTTTCTTTTAGAGTAGATTCAGCTTCTTCAACTTGCGTCTCATCAAATTTGGATTCCCAATCCCCAGTCCTTGAAGAAAGACCACTTGCAGAGAAATCCCTTGTTGCCAAGGACTCAGGTGACTGTGGTGCCTCTTCAAACTTGAATTGCTCCCCCGAACAAGCACACAACATCTTCCAAAAAGTGTGGATTTCAAAGCGAACCCAACACAAATCACTTCTGAGTGCACACTTTCACAGGGGCTCAATAACACCTTCAACAAACACGGTTCTGTTAAAATTCAACAACGGATTACAGTATGAATTTATTAACACAGTTGAAATGGTTGGAGTGAACTATCGTTACTATTGAGACTGCTTATTCCTGTAGAGCTAAAACAGCAATGGTCTTTACTTTAATTAGCAAAGTGAAGAATGCCACAAAGTAGTATTTTACCTTAAATTTAGAATTTCACCACTAGTGTCatgaaatggaaaaacataATGCTAAGAATGACACGTTCATGCAACTGAAAACAAAACACGTAACTTGTGGGAACAcaaaaaagatagagagagatgatGACggatttttcaaattcaaaggCAATGATGGATGtcataagaaagagaaaaggaggaaAAGTTTTCTAGATGAACACGGGTGGACATGTGAGAgctgagaaaagagagagaaacaatAATAGTAAGAACAGTGCCTAGGACTTACCAACCATAGCTCAGATTCCAAAAACCTGAACCTTATCAGTGTTTGACGCCATGAAAGCTACCCTTCTGTCGAACTTTCTGTTTCTATGTTTGGATTATCTGAAACTGGTCCTAATTGGTTAATCAGACTCACCcctttgaaaaattcaaaaccttTTGGCCTAAGTAAAGAACAACTCACTCTTGGAGTGTTGAGAATGTTTGGTAATAGGAGCATTCAAACGTTGTTGGTAGATTGCTTGAGTTGGTTTGAAGTTTCAACAATGTTGGTGTATGTGTTTACACTCCACACCACACTTGATGGAGATAGTAGCAGAAGTAGTAGCTTAAGGGTTGGAGCAAGAATTAACGGAAGAAAgtgaaatgaaaggaaaagcAAAGGGTGTTGTCGTGGGTTTCCACCATCGACATGTCCCCATACATTGGTGTCGACATAAATGTTGTTTACTTTCCAACCTTTTTGTCAGTCAATGTATCCTAAACACATGTAATAATTGAAATCATAATCACTAATAAAGATCAATCACGTAATAACACGATAATACTTacacaatattaaaatattgtcaaaatatcattatcaattCTTCAAATTCCAAACTTTCTAATAATCAAAGAGAAATATGTTCAAAGGATATAATATCTAATTCACTTTTGATCCactatatttttcttatgtgTCTAGCagacttttaatttcttttcttttatcttggtTAGTATCATCTTCAAGCTTTTTAAAGATGCATTTCATTTGTGGTTAATCTTTTCACtcaaaaaattgaacaaaatatatatatatatatatatatatatatatatatatatatatatatatatatatataatttaaacttgtgttaatattttagattaaaaatgatgttataaattttttatatataagtttatataattCTATGAACATTATatgtaaaaatgataaatttaaattaataaaacaccATAGTGAGTATCACTTAATtgctataaataaaaataggcTTAGATGCTTACTTGgttaaatgttattaattcTGTCTTTTACCATTCTTCCTTCACGTATTTATAattggaaaaacttcttttaacaacacttttttaacaacttttttacaacgcatacgtgacagcttgtgattggtccgttttaaataattttttaaacataaatttaaataaaccaataaaatgatgacacatgttccgttgtcaaaaaagttgtcaaaaaatattgtcaaaatatcattgtcctttatAATTCTGTGTCTACATATTTGCATTTTGGTTTGTTCCCTCCGTATAAGAgatcaacataaaaatatatattatattaagaatgtGTTGAATGTATAAGCATTAAATCAAGAATATACAGGAGTGCTCAAATcgataacattttatatataaagagaccaatttaataagattttatGAATAGAAAATTTGCCACACATAACCATTAAACTCCTTCATTTAATACCAagtaatagaagaaaaaaaaatagaaagagaaaagtgaaGTTTAATGTAATGGTAGACAACAATAAATGGTTTAAGCTTTTacatgaatatttaaataagagGGATAAtgatcctaatttttttattgtcgttcttttaatttgataaagaattttttttttttacaacgattagattaagaaaaaaatagtgatGAGATGAGGATGGATGAAgagaaatttgatatttttcatacataaatagttaaagtaaatatttaaattaagagtTTGGTGAATATACATTAAAGTGTAAACAAGTTTCGTG contains these protein-coding regions:
- the LOC111241895 gene encoding uncharacterized protein LOC111241895, translating into MGLCFGCFGADKRMSKEEERLASEEARAKAAEAAQKRQEQFEKSAAGRAARAQQQAMAKQSANSNKGEPVLKWQMG
- the LOC106762907 gene encoding protein NPGR1; the protein is MLCACSGEQFKFEEAPQSPESLATRDFSASGLSSRTGDWESKFDETQVEEAESTLKETLSLNYEEARALLGRLEYQRGNFDAALQVFEGIDIRVLAPRMIRAIAERTKQRKPRSKVDNVLPNVMSMHSVSLLLEAILLKSKSLEELGRYTEAAKECRIIVDTVESALPKGMPEGIGEDCKLQEMFHKALELLPNLWIKSGFLEEAVTAYRRALIKPWNLEPWRLARVQKDLATTLLYGGAEVNIPSQLQVNGLTTPMSGTEEAILLLLILSGKMALQEIDWDPEIMDHLTFSLSVTGMFESLADNVEKILPGVYDRAERWHFLALCYSAAGQNEVALNLLRKACGSSEAKHRPYFPSFLFAAKLCSLCPNHAHEGIKFSQEVIDLAKHQNEHFLGEGLKFMGTCQGAAARVSVLDSERIIFQRESLYFLNDAVALNGNNDPEVILSLGLENAIQRNLNTAYDNLMIYSDMMAGSSKRGWQLLALIVSAEQRFKDAETIVDFALDEAGSIDQLELLRLKAILQITQQQPKKAVETYRILLAVIESQKEHWLQAKAFRHEALKQQKLEMEVWQDLATIYVDLCSFLDAKACVDKAQLIEFFSPRSWHITGLLFESRTLHKEALASFLVSLSIEPDYIPSIISAAKLMLKLGMQSLPIARSFLMNALRLDPTNHEAWFNLGLVSKMEGSLQQAADCFQAAYELKLSAPVQEFE